A single window of Caldimicrobium thiodismutans DNA harbors:
- the tpx gene encoding thiol peroxidase, whose amino-acid sequence MERKVTLFGNPFHLEGKEVKVGDRAPDFVVIDKELKETSLSDFRGKIKLISCTPSLDTPVCDLQARTFNQRASELPEDVVILNISMDLPFAIARFCASAGIDRVKVLSDHREASFGLNYGILIKELRLLARSIFVIDKNDIIRYIEIVPEITNHPDYERALQAVKELL is encoded by the coding sequence ATGGAAAGAAAGGTGACATTATTTGGAAATCCCTTTCATCTTGAAGGAAAAGAGGTTAAAGTTGGGGATAGAGCTCCAGATTTTGTAGTTATAGATAAAGAATTAAAGGAGACCAGCCTGAGTGATTTTAGGGGAAAGATAAAGCTTATTAGTTGCACACCCTCTCTGGATACCCCGGTTTGTGATCTTCAGGCAAGGACTTTTAATCAAAGGGCTTCTGAATTACCTGAGGATGTGGTAATCTTAAATATCAGTATGGATCTACCCTTTGCCATTGCAAGATTCTGTGCATCAGCAGGAATTGATCGTGTAAAGGTTCTTTCCGATCACAGAGAGGCCTCCTTTGGATTAAATTATGGAATTCTTATTAAAGAATTAAGGCTTCTTGCAAGGTCAATCTTTGTTATAGACAAAAATGACATCATAAGATACATTGAAATTGTTCCAGAAATTACCAATCATCCCGATTATGAAAGAGCCCTTCAGGCTGTAAAAGAGTTACTTTAA
- a CDS encoding type 1 glutamine amidotransferase domain-containing protein yields MKALIISADNFEDTELLYPFYRLIEEGFQVDIASLVRGKIKGKHGYTVPVNLSLEEVNPEEYDLLLLPGGKAPETLRKNARVLEIVRAFYSAGKPIGAICHGPQILISAGLLKGKRATSYKSVAKELLEAGAKYEDKEVVAEGNIVTSRMPSDLPYFMKTLLSVIKK; encoded by the coding sequence ATGAAAGCCCTCATTATTAGTGCTGACAATTTTGAAGACACGGAGCTACTTTATCCCTTTTATCGGTTAATAGAAGAGGGCTTTCAAGTAGATATTGCCTCCTTAGTGAGGGGAAAAATAAAAGGCAAACACGGTTATACTGTTCCTGTTAACCTTTCGCTAGAGGAGGTAAATCCTGAGGAATATGATCTTCTCCTTTTACCAGGAGGGAAGGCTCCAGAAACCTTAAGAAAAAATGCAAGAGTTCTTGAAATAGTTAGAGCCTTTTATTCTGCTGGAAAGCCCATAGGTGCTATATGTCATGGTCCTCAGATTTTAATTTCAGCCGGGCTCTTAAAGGGGAAAAGGGCAACTTCCTATAAAAGTGTAGCCAAAGAACTTCTTGAGGCTGGTGCAAAATATGAGGATAAAGAAGTGGTTGCAGAGGGAAACATAGTTACCTCAAGGATGCCATCAGATTTACCCTATTTCATGAAGACCTTGCTCAGTGTGATAAAAAAATAA